CGTGCCCCAATAGTCGACGTAGCGGTATGACCTTGTCGCGGGCACGGTTTCGACACGGTTCAAGATGACGTTTTGCCGGGCGTCCGAGCGTGGAGTCAGCCTGGCCTCGTTGAACGACGCAGTCACCGGTGACTTGTAGGCGTAGCCGGTGGAATGGACCACTCTCAGCCGCCACATCAGACTTCGCCTTCCTCGATGACCAGAGAGCCGTTATGTCCCGCGTCCGTCCATGCGACCCACGGGGCGGAGTGGAAGTACTCCAACGCCAACGCTTCCCCGACATCGGCACAGACCTTCTGCAGCCCGGCGAGACGCTCCTCGAGTGAATCCAGGAGCAGTCCGGGGCGCAGGAACTCCAGCTCGCTGCGCGCGCGGCCCAGCAGCCGTTGGGTTTCCGCGGTCGCACCGACGCGATTGAGGGCGCGGTGGCGCAGTTCGTCGAGGCTGTGTTCGGCCAGCCGCAGCGAATACATGACCGATCGCGGGAAAAGCCGGTCCAGCAGCATGAACTCGACGACACGGCCCGCATCCAGCACGCCACGGTAGGTGCGTAGATATGTGTCGTGCGCGCCCGCAGAACGAAGCACCGTCACCCACGCCGGTGAGGACGCACTGTCGCCGACACGGGCCAGCAGCAGCCGGACGGTCATGTCGACCCGTTCGATCGCGCGGCCCAAGACCATGAAGCGGTAGCCGTCGTCGCGGCTCAACGTCGAATCCGCCAAACCGGCGAACATTGCCGCGCGGCCCTCGACAAATGACAGAAACTCATGTGGCCCAAGACGTTTCGCTGCGCGCTCACGTTCAGCGAGTGCGTTGTAGGTCGTGTTGAGGCATTCCCAGATCTCCGTTGAGGTGACCTCGCGAGCACCGCGGGCATTCTCGCGCGCGGCCGAGATGGCCTCGACGATCGAACACGCTCCGTGTGAGTCCCGGCCGAAGGCGACGATGTCGGTCAACGACCACACGTCCAGCGACTCCTCGGGCGGCTCGATGCCGAGCACGCGCAGCAGAGTCCGTGACGCCTGATCGGGGTCGACGCTGGAGTCCTCGAGCAATTGGTGGACCGTCACATCGAGGATTCGGGCGGTGTCGTCGGCCCGCTCGACATAGCGTCCGATCCAATACAGCGATTCAGCGTTGCGGGCCAACATCATTGGCTCCCTTGCGCTTGCTGCTGTTGTTGCTGTTGCTGAGTCTGGGATCCGTTCGTGGCGCCCGTCGGCTGCGACTGCTGTTGTTGCTGCTGTTGTGAGCTCTCGGAACCGTTGTCGCTCTTCGGCGCCTTCGGCGCCTTGGGCAGCGACCGCACCACTTCGGCCGCGGCGAGCTCACGGTCGGCGACCGAGGTGCGCGACGCCAGCACCCAGGTGTCCTTGGATCCCCCTCCCTGGCTGGAGTTGACGACCAGCGACCCTTCGGGCAGGGCCACTCGCGTCAGGCCGCCGGGCAGCACCCAGACATCGTCACCATCGTTGACGGCGAACGGACGCAGGTCGACGTGCCGGGGCGCCAGGCTGTCGCCGATCTGGGTCGGGACGGTGGAGAGCTGAACCACCGGCTGCGCGATCCAGCCGCGCGGGTCGCTCCGGATCTTCTTGCTGATCGCAGCGAGTTCCTTCTCCGACGCATCGGGGCCGAACACGATGCCGTAGCCGCCCGAGCCTTCGACCGGTTTGATGACCAATTCATCCACTCGATCGAGGACTTCCTCACGTTCCTCGTCGAGCCAGCACCGAAAGGTGTCGACGTTGGCCAGTAGCGGCTTTTCGCCCAGGTAGTACTCGATGATCGTGGGGACGTAGGTGTAGACGAGCTTGTCATCGCCGACGCCGTTGCCGACTGCGCTGGAGATGACGACGTTGCCCGCCCGCGCGGCATTGAGCAGGCCGGCAACGCCGAGTACCGAGTTGGGATTGAACTGCATCGGGTCGAGGAAGTCGTCGTCGATGCGCCGGTAGATGACGTCGACCTGGCGCTCGCCCTCGGTGGTGCGCATGTAGACGGTGTTGTCGCGACAGAACAGGTCGCGACCCTCGACGAGTTCGACGCCCATCTGACGGGCGAGCAGCGAATGTTCGAAGTACGCCGAGTTGTAGACGCCGGGCGTCAGCACGACGACGGTCGGATCGGCCTCGTTGGAGGCGGCCGCATTGCGCAGTGCCCGCAACAGATGTGACGAGTAGTCGCCGACGGCCCGCACCCGGTGAGTGGCGAACAGATTGGGGAAGACCCGCGCCATCGTCCGCCGGTTCTCCATCACGTAGGAGACTCCCGACGGTGAGCGCAGGTTGTCCTCGAGCACGCGGAAGGCGCCCTGCGCGTCGCGAACGAGGTCGATGCCTGCGACGTGGATACGGACGCCGTTGGGCGGGGATATGCCCACCGCCTCACGGTGGAAGTGCTCGCATGAGGTCACCAGCCGGCGCGGAATGACCCCGTCGCGCAAGATCTCCTGTTCGCCGTAGATGTCGTCGAGATAGGCCTCGAGCGCCTTGACCCGCTGGGTGATCCCCTTCTCGAGCCGAGTCCACTCCGCCGCCGAAATCACCCGCGGGACGAGATCCAGCGGAAACGGCCGCTCCTGACCGGATAGCGAGAACGTGATGCCCTGGTCGATGAAGGCACGCCCGAGGGCCTCGGCGCGGGCCGCCAGCTCGGAGGCGTCAGTCGGCTCCAGCTCGGCGAAGATGCCCTTGTAGGGGCCCCGGACGTTGCCCTGGGCGTCGAACATCTCGTCGAACGCCTTCGAATAGCTGCCCAGGCTGTTGTAGCCCTCGAAAACGCCGTCGTGACGTCGGGGCTTTGTCGAGCGGGTTCGCGACGATCGTGCGGTGTCGGCGGGAAGTGTTCGAAGACTCACCATTGACATGCTGCACCAAGTGCGGCGTTTCGGCAGGCCAGCGACGTCACTTTGGGCATTTACCCACTGCGCTGGTAATCTGAACCCTCGCTGCCCGCAGGTCGGGGGCCCAATAACGTCTTTGCATTCAACCAACCTGGATTTACGAAGGAAAACACGCGTGGCCAACATCAAGTCGCAGGAAAAGCGCATCAAGACCAACGAGCGCCGCAGACTGCGCAACAAGTCGGTGAAGTCGTCTCTTCACACGGCTGTCCGCGGATTCCGGGAGGCCGTCGAGGCCGGGGACAAGGACAAGGCCAACGAGTTGCTGCTGAAGACCAGCCGTCAGCTCGACAAGGCCGCCAGCAAAGGCGTGATCCACAAGAACCAGGCGGCCAACCGCAAGTCCGCGCTGTCGCGCGCGTTCAACAAGATCTGATTCCGCCCGTCCGCTTCAGTCTGAACTTCGGACAACTAGTCCGCGACGAGCTCGGCGACCTTTCGCACCGCTGACTCCAACGCGTAGTCGGCGTCCGCTGCGGCTCCCTTCACGTCGGCGTTCAACGCCGCGACGAGCCGCATCGCCTCCGCGACCGAGGCGCGCGACCACCGTCTCGCCTGCTTCTGCGCCTTCTGCACCCGCCACGGCGGCATGCCCAGCTCCGATGCCAGCCGGTAGGGATCGCCGGA
The sequence above is drawn from the Mycobacterium gallinarum genome and encodes:
- a CDS encoding alpha-E domain-containing protein, with protein sequence MLARNAESLYWIGRYVERADDTARILDVTVHQLLEDSSVDPDQASRTLLRVLGIEPPEESLDVWSLTDIVAFGRDSHGACSIVEAISAARENARGAREVTSTEIWECLNTTYNALAERERAAKRLGPHEFLSFVEGRAAMFAGLADSTLSRDDGYRFMVLGRAIERVDMTVRLLLARVGDSASSPAWVTVLRSAGAHDTYLRTYRGVLDAGRVVEFMLLDRLFPRSVMYSLRLAEHSLDELRHRALNRVGATAETQRLLGRARSELEFLRPGLLLDSLEERLAGLQKVCADVGEALALEYFHSAPWVAWTDAGHNGSLVIEEGEV
- a CDS encoding circularly permuted type 2 ATP-grasp protein, coding for MFDAQGNVRGPYKGIFAELEPTDASELAARAEALGRAFIDQGITFSLSGQERPFPLDLVPRVISAAEWTRLEKGITQRVKALEAYLDDIYGEQEILRDGVIPRRLVTSCEHFHREAVGISPPNGVRIHVAGIDLVRDAQGAFRVLEDNLRSPSGVSYVMENRRTMARVFPNLFATHRVRAVGDYSSHLLRALRNAAASNEADPTVVVLTPGVYNSAYFEHSLLARQMGVELVEGRDLFCRDNTVYMRTTEGERQVDVIYRRIDDDFLDPMQFNPNSVLGVAGLLNAARAGNVVISSAVGNGVGDDKLVYTYVPTIIEYYLGEKPLLANVDTFRCWLDEEREEVLDRVDELVIKPVEGSGGYGIVFGPDASEKELAAISKKIRSDPRGWIAQPVVQLSTVPTQIGDSLAPRHVDLRPFAVNDGDDVWVLPGGLTRVALPEGSLVVNSSQGGGSKDTWVLASRTSVADRELAAAEVVRSLPKAPKAPKSDNGSESSQQQQQQQSQPTGATNGSQTQQQQQQQQAQGSQ
- the rpsT gene encoding 30S ribosomal protein S20 — its product is MANIKSQEKRIKTNERRRLRNKSVKSSLHTAVRGFREAVEAGDKDKANELLLKTSRQLDKAASKGVIHKNQAANRKSALSRAFNKI